A window of Primulina huaijiensis isolate GDHJ02 chromosome 9, ASM1229523v2, whole genome shotgun sequence contains these coding sequences:
- the LOC140985435 gene encoding putative cyclin-D6-1, with protein sequence MELEFDLENPFPPSDQNLPSMLFEIETDHMPLQSYTQTLLLDSADSHMISTRRREAISSILRLPRKDDDPFVPYLAINYMDRFVSSQRIQIRKLWMLKLAAVSCALLAFKMLRPDCAVPVPHLQEDGDYIFDSFTIKRMEVIILEALQWRMRSINPFSFLNYYISLFEFDGRPSIQALKHRATEIILKSQNEIKLLGFKPSVICASSLLCSAQELFPLQFTCFRNAISTCSYVNEEDLSNCYNVMQEAGIES encoded by the exons ATGGAGTTGGAATTTGATCTCGAAAACCCATTCCCGCCTTCGGATCAAAACCTCCCATCGATGTTATTCGAAATCGAAACCGATCACATGCCTCTCCAATCCTACACCCAAACTTTGCTGCTCGATTCTGCAGATTCACATATGATCTCTACGCGCCGCCGGGAAGCCATTTCTTCGATCCTTCGTCTGCCTCGGAAGGACGACGACCCGTTCGTTCCGTATCTCGCCATTAATTACATGGATCGCTTCGTCTCCTCTCAGCGCATACAGATTAGGAAGCTATGGATGCTGAAGCTCGCCGCTGTTTCTTGTGCTCTACTAGCATTCAAAATGTTGAGGCCGGACTGTGCCGTTCCTGTTCCTCATCTTCAg GAGGATGGCGATTATATATTCGATTCATTTACGATCAAAAGAATGGAAGTAATAATCCTTGAAGCTCTTCAATGGCGAATGCGTTCCATTAAtccattttcttttttgaattaTTACATCTCATTATTCGAATTCGACGGACGACCTTCGATTCAAGCATTGAAGCATAGAGCCACCGAAATTATTCTTAAATCTCAAAATg aaattaaACTGTTGGGATTCAAGCCATCAGTGATTTGTGCCTCTTCTCTTCTGTGCTCTGCTCAAGAATTGTTCCCTTTGCAATTTACCTGTTTCAGAAATGCTATCTCCACTTGTTCATATGTAAACGAG GAAGATTTAT